In a genomic window of Nothobranchius furzeri strain GRZ-AD chromosome 14, NfurGRZ-RIMD1, whole genome shotgun sequence:
- the LOC107380878 gene encoding intermediate filament protein ON3 → MSFSSQTYSPGSGERPKSKEKNDMIGLNDKFVALINKVKNLEDEKKKLNKKLELLRGQETYAGNVDDIVRQLHNDLEQKIDSLLHEQKKLRDELSKIQKEKDTSKKSYEDEREQKVDKENEFIITKKKVDEGHLDLVNDALELEKLSRLLDFLRLGFDEEIRELESMINNEVVVLDESNKRSLDMGEIVKSTEAQYATLASRAREEAELWNQKKMHDLVQSAGQREQEVRDIKREISDLLRIIQRLKAELDGLKRREEALKNDIDAARKDGEDDLDKARGDIRLVEDALNKCKQDLARQVKEHQELLNLKLALDIEIATYRRLLEGEEQRINQIMRNSDD, encoded by the exons ATGTCCTTCAGCAGCCAGACCTACAGCCCGGGCAGCGGGGAGAGGCCCAAAAGCAAGGAGAAGAATGACATGATCGGACTCAATGACAAGTTCGTCGCGCTGATTAACAAG GTGAAAAACCTGGAGGATGAGAAGAAGAAGCTAAATAAGAAGCTGGAGTTGCTCAGAGGGCAGGAGACATATGCTGGAAATGTTGATGACATTGTGAGGCAGCTGCACAACGACCTGGAGCAGAAGATCGACAGCCTGCTGCACGAACAGAAAAAACTGAGGGATGAGCTCAGCAAGATCCAGAAGGAGAAGGACACCTCCAAGAAGAG TTATGAAGATGAAAGGGAGCAAAAAGTGGACAAAGAAAATGAGTTTATCATCACCAAAAAG aaaGTGGATGAAGGTCACCTGGACTTGGTGAACGATGCTCTGGAGCTGGAGAAACTGAGCAGACTGCTGGACTTCCTCAGGCTTGGCTTTGATGAG GAGATCAGGGAGCTGGAGTCCATGATCAACAACGAGGTGGTGGTCCTGGATGAGAGCAACAAACGCTCCCTGGATATGGGTGAGATCGTGAAGAGCACCGAGGCTCAGTATGCCACTCTGGCCTCCCGCGCCCGGGAGGAAGCAGAGCTGTGGAACcagaaaaag ATGCACGATCTGGTTCAGAGTGCTGGACAGCGGGAGCAGGAAGTTCGTGATATAAAAAGGGAGATCTCAGATCTGCTGCGAATCATCCAGAGACTCAAGGCAGAGCTGGATGGTCTGAAGAGAAGG GAAGAGGCACTGAAAAACGACATTGATGCTGCCAGAAAAGACGGCGAAGACGACTTAGACAAGGCCCGAGGGGACATCCGACTGGTGGAGGACGCCCTGAATAAATGCAAGCAGGATTTGGCCAGGCAGGTCAAGGAACATCAAGAGCTGCTGAACCTCAAACTGGCCCTGGACATCGAGATCGCCACCTACCGTAGACTGCTGGAGGGCGAGGAGCAGAG AATCAACCAAATCATGCGCAACTCAG